The proteins below come from a single Holdemania massiliensis genomic window:
- a CDS encoding PTS system mannose/fructose/N-acetylgalactosamine-transporter subunit IIB: protein MNILNYRVDDRLVHGCVATMWVPKLHIERVICIDDESANNPMLKNALRMATPNGVFLSVLTHEKAIENLKADRYQNQSVMIVAKSPKTFLKLVENGIAVPMLTLGNLGNIDKTADSVVISRYITVNDEEAEILKQLHEKGVELEAKLQPTDDSISNFYQVMMEKRK, encoded by the coding sequence ATGAATATTCTGAACTATCGTGTGGACGACCGCTTAGTGCATGGCTGTGTCGCGACAATGTGGGTACCGAAGCTTCACATTGAACGCGTGATTTGCATCGACGACGAAAGCGCCAATAATCCAATGCTGAAAAATGCCTTGCGCATGGCGACGCCCAACGGCGTCTTCCTGTCCGTCTTAACGCACGAAAAAGCCATTGAAAACCTCAAAGCCGACCGTTATCAAAATCAATCCGTCATGATCGTAGCCAAAAGTCCTAAAACCTTCCTGAAACTGGTGGAAAACGGAATCGCCGTGCCGATGTTAACCCTGGGCAATCTCGGAAACATCGACAAAACCGCAGACTCGGTGGTGATCAGCCGCTACATCACGGTCAACGACGAGGAAGCTGAGATTTTAAAGCAGCTGCATGAAAAAGGGGTAGAGCTGGAGGCTAAGCTGCAGCCGACGGATGATTCGATTTCCAATTTCTATCAGGTGATGATGGAAAAGCGGAAATAA
- a CDS encoding polysaccharide lyase family 8 super-sandwich domain-containing protein, producing MKKLFSFLAAIVTALTVIVPSQAVPILAEPTASPVTLRVGTWNIAAGTHPNLGEMSSVIAENNLEVVAVQEVDMFNNRNNVDMLMGLTSSELSHTDFAKFRNYEGGEFGIGFVSHYPILQSSASPLETYELEATKVAQRIVIEKEGKQIALYNVHLSAQTPKQMTARELRQVQFLQLANMIAKDPIEYKVIMGDFNADQDTYEFSRMLDFFNMANGRNDQWQRTYWPDDDPAMKVFSVDNILATKNIQIDNFEVVQNQLSDHYLLCADLTLSEEKAPDLRKNLALGAAVEVSSSDEGTSAFSLVDYQYGKGWTSSEASAEITVQLDHAVENAQVKLHWGEQKPSHYTLSTSISGKTWTKVAEVNQPQVMDSLSAGNARYIKLELMEKTTDLYDLREIEVFGQFNAALDAANENILDNSGFEMWEPIVIPHPLQPNGTWWDKDIWENDLKTQPWIYQIYLGEQAMTPYYMAYQDKQDKHEGECSVRVEKRVGATNEAYFKLQNYPFVKDQTYKISFWYKTADMSSESLNLKIFNVDHPIKNNTEWTHFEGEYKANAATSLVNLYLKDVSNKPVNTGTFWIDDFQIIPVSTSEPLPVYAQSLEVQMNVSRLAVNDTAQATVQVIPEDAEDQDVVWSSSNPKAATVDKNGKVSAVGRGKTLITATSTSNSLMRASVPLTVYSDKIEIQALEEAISEAETLSSENYTQGSWTRLETALTEAKALLSSSELDQDAVDAALESIKQAMKYLVETSEIDTAYEKIMNYWVNELVGDSSGTFQDPVYLENVQSLDQKSLNYLNTMKDPMSPDTSELWTDKAMNDAEMGAKVTEALDRLKMIATQYQTPQSALYQDDAVRIQILEAMEFILANKYGPNTKKGSSNWWDWEIGSPRSMMDVSFLMRDEMPTTMKQSVVKTIDRFVPKADYRLGSSLKETGANLIDKVSIVIKRAAFEGNSSRLEHAQSCMAPLFTYVTSGDGFYKDGSFIQHTSIPYNGSYGFVLLDELTNCIIMLNFTEHAVSPENVALYETFLNDSFIPFLSYGGNVLDLVRGRAVSRMAQQGDTMGMKMMGTILQYAETVDTESAAQIRAKLKTIAQEKFSQPQTQDFSLVPYSDYIRVQVLRNTEDVEAATRQSSYNVYSYMDRTVVHREDFTFTVSNSSKRMYNTEQGNDENNKGRYQGMGHTQIYTSDISQYNDHYFATVDNYRVSGVTTAHQDISFNTSGQSAWAGGTTLDGVNGVSGLILTGDKPFSKPSASGTGNDSNVSGSRSGISAYKSYFVFGDQLIFLGTGITNDGSDPNVAVVETIVDNRKIKADGSNTLIVDGDVYLSANGEEVLTNPAYAWLQSNADDAIGYVFLNPAEVLIKKETRTGTWYDVNRLAKFTDYTERTNNFLSLAVQHGQKPTDSQYAYIVLPQVSQEETASYRADEHIAIIKQEGGVHALKDLASGQIAMNFFVAGTAGDVTVDKSSAMILDKADNAETLRLAVSDPTRSLSEITITIDNVNPQHLGVLSGDAQIIRAEGSSVSLKVRFDIKDGQPRVVELGTSYDNQSINYASQANGAHAATGTSQVGENRAPAFANDGDSSTRWASDYTKGNDEQGSNLDAETKARENDQWLDINLGQKRTISQVVITWEAANAREYLLQGSLDGETYFDLYHAVIANAGKTPRTDTLSFDAAETQYLRMQGIERSHYQGGYSIFEIEAYEKVSLSASMDKAKTLLEQYGDASAFVSETVYNQLKEKVEEALAAAEALIKLGAAYEDAELARIVNELEMASRDFNAAVLHVEQVIISEGDSYLLGKNEGVQLHASILPANAYNSAIRWESSDPAVAAVNESGYVQAVNGGTAVIKAIALDNEVSAQIEITVESKVTGITIEPAEVTVLRAETVTLQAKVEPSDSNNQNVIWTSSDESVATVDENGVVTAHTIGLATMTATTEEGGYQASSTVRVSADLKGNNQMIGATATASSTVSASGVSPQGAVDQDYTTRWASNYKNITEAEAEDQWLLMELPEARTINEIRITWFSETVYGKEYQILGSMDGENFEVMAEITEGQNKQFIIDCNEMTVKFIKFKGIKRTATNGGYGIVEFEAYYNPEIVDQLIEAKVLASRYGEDLVGSYAGYQQLKTAITETEALIDRDFTGAEIQQMREALIAGMEAYRAEIVEVTGVQISQPELTLEIKTQAQIEASVTPENATDKQLIYTTSNDSIAEVDAAGLITAKRKGQAVITVTSRDGGHKATVNVTITAFTDNPPVITANNVTIALGSEFNPLDYAIVSDVEDQDLTLTSEHVIANDVNPTLAGVYHVTYKVTDSAGNEAEKTITVTVMQDPEEVTLTSEQGIKIIGLFTDTDSVEVKDLTADHEGFDRQEIVKVWQLKMGSSSRSRGLTQYEVRIPFTEKKDGIHLYRYHISYQPISDFKFEGDELVFNTTVLDGVYVITHSQPDPAPNTPSDSSDEVNSANPAVPAVPEKPKSTGSFWSSLFGNKKQTEEESTPIEEAESPAQNESKPEAPAPTAQPEKTPEVKPEEKSASSPWMLVGGTVVIVAAGAALWMLKKRK from the coding sequence ATGAAAAAACTGTTCAGTTTTCTGGCAGCCATTGTCACAGCATTGACTGTGATCGTTCCAAGTCAGGCTGTCCCGATCTTGGCTGAGCCGACTGCGTCACCGGTGACCCTTCGTGTCGGAACCTGGAATATAGCCGCAGGAACGCACCCGAATCTTGGCGAAATGTCCAGTGTGATTGCGGAAAACAACCTGGAGGTTGTTGCGGTTCAGGAAGTCGATATGTTCAATAACCGTAATAATGTGGATATGTTGATGGGCTTAACCAGTTCCGAATTATCGCATACGGACTTTGCGAAATTCCGCAATTATGAGGGTGGGGAATTTGGGATCGGATTTGTTTCGCATTATCCGATTCTGCAATCCTCCGCAAGTCCTCTGGAAACTTACGAGTTAGAAGCAACCAAGGTTGCCCAGCGGATCGTAATTGAAAAAGAAGGCAAGCAGATTGCGCTGTACAATGTCCATCTGAGCGCGCAGACGCCAAAACAAATGACCGCCAGGGAACTGCGTCAGGTGCAGTTTCTGCAGCTGGCCAACATGATTGCGAAGGATCCGATCGAATACAAAGTGATCATGGGTGATTTCAATGCGGATCAGGATACCTATGAGTTTTCCCGCATGCTGGATTTCTTCAATATGGCGAATGGCCGCAATGATCAGTGGCAAAGAACTTATTGGCCGGACGATGATCCGGCAATGAAAGTGTTTAGTGTGGATAATATTCTGGCGACGAAAAATATCCAGATCGACAATTTTGAAGTGGTTCAGAATCAGCTTTCGGATCATTATCTGCTGTGTGCGGATCTGACGCTTTCCGAAGAAAAAGCTCCGGATCTGCGCAAGAATTTAGCCCTGGGGGCTGCTGTTGAGGTAAGCTCCAGTGATGAAGGGACCTCAGCTTTCAGCCTAGTTGATTATCAATATGGAAAAGGCTGGACTTCGTCCGAGGCCAGTGCTGAAATTACCGTGCAGCTGGATCATGCGGTTGAAAATGCCCAGGTGAAGCTGCATTGGGGTGAGCAGAAGCCATCGCATTATACGCTCAGCACTTCTATTTCAGGGAAGACCTGGACAAAAGTGGCAGAAGTGAATCAGCCGCAGGTCATGGATTCTCTTTCCGCAGGGAATGCTCGTTACATCAAGCTGGAGCTGATGGAGAAAACGACGGATCTTTACGATCTGCGGGAAATCGAAGTGTTTGGTCAGTTCAATGCGGCTTTGGATGCAGCCAATGAGAATATCCTCGACAATAGCGGATTTGAAATGTGGGAACCGATCGTGATACCGCATCCGCTGCAGCCAAATGGGACCTGGTGGGATAAAGATATCTGGGAAAATGATCTGAAGACCCAGCCATGGATTTATCAAATCTATTTGGGAGAGCAAGCGATGACCCCATATTATATGGCTTATCAGGATAAGCAGGATAAGCATGAAGGCGAATGTTCCGTGCGTGTTGAAAAACGCGTTGGTGCGACCAATGAAGCGTATTTCAAACTTCAGAATTATCCGTTTGTTAAAGATCAGACTTATAAGATTTCATTTTGGTACAAGACTGCAGATATGAGCTCTGAGAGCTTAAATTTGAAAATCTTTAACGTAGATCACCCGATCAAAAACAATACCGAATGGACGCATTTTGAAGGTGAATACAAAGCGAATGCAGCAACGTCGTTAGTCAATCTTTACTTAAAAGACGTTTCCAATAAACCTGTAAATACCGGTACTTTCTGGATTGATGATTTCCAGATCATTCCGGTATCTACATCTGAACCGCTTCCGGTTTACGCACAATCACTGGAAGTCCAGATGAATGTTTCACGGTTAGCGGTGAATGACACAGCCCAGGCAACCGTTCAGGTTATTCCGGAGGATGCTGAGGATCAGGATGTCGTCTGGTCTTCATCTAACCCTAAGGCAGCGACGGTTGATAAAAATGGGAAAGTGAGCGCTGTCGGGCGAGGCAAGACGCTGATTACAGCCACCTCAACATCCAATTCCTTGATGAGAGCTTCGGTTCCGCTGACAGTTTACAGCGATAAGATTGAGATTCAGGCTTTGGAAGAAGCAATTTCTGAAGCTGAAACCTTGTCTTCTGAGAATTATACGCAGGGCAGCTGGACTCGTTTGGAAACAGCATTGACTGAAGCCAAAGCGCTGCTCAGTTCATCAGAGCTGGATCAGGATGCGGTCGATGCGGCACTGGAGTCTATAAAGCAGGCGATGAAATACCTGGTCGAAACCAGTGAAATCGATACGGCTTATGAAAAGATCATGAATTACTGGGTGAATGAATTAGTCGGTGATTCCTCAGGAACCTTCCAGGATCCTGTTTATCTGGAGAATGTTCAAAGTCTGGATCAGAAATCCCTGAATTATCTGAATACGATGAAAGATCCGATGTCCCCGGATACCAGCGAATTGTGGACAGACAAAGCGATGAATGATGCGGAAATGGGGGCAAAGGTAACGGAAGCCCTGGATCGCCTGAAGATGATTGCGACCCAGTATCAGACACCGCAGTCAGCTTTGTATCAGGATGATGCGGTAAGAATTCAGATTTTAGAAGCCATGGAATTCATTTTGGCCAATAAATATGGACCGAATACCAAAAAAGGCTCGTCAAACTGGTGGGATTGGGAAATCGGCAGCCCGCGTTCAATGATGGATGTTTCCTTCCTGATGCGCGATGAAATGCCAACAACAATGAAACAGTCTGTTGTAAAAACCATTGACCGGTTCGTTCCGAAAGCTGATTATCGACTCGGCAGCTCGTTGAAAGAAACTGGCGCTAATCTGATTGATAAAGTTTCCATCGTGATCAAGCGTGCCGCTTTTGAAGGCAACAGCAGCCGTCTTGAGCATGCTCAGTCCTGCATGGCGCCGCTGTTTACCTATGTCACCTCTGGCGACGGCTTCTACAAGGACGGCAGCTTCATCCAGCATACTTCCATTCCTTATAATGGCTCCTACGGCTTTGTCCTGTTGGATGAGCTGACAAACTGCATCATCATGCTGAACTTTACCGAGCATGCTGTCAGTCCGGAAAACGTCGCCCTGTATGAAACATTCCTGAATGATTCCTTTATCCCATTCTTATCCTACGGCGGCAACGTTCTGGATTTAGTCCGCGGCCGTGCGGTATCCCGAATGGCTCAGCAGGGTGATACCATGGGCATGAAGATGATGGGAACGATTCTGCAGTATGCGGAAACTGTCGATACAGAATCCGCTGCCCAGATCCGTGCAAAACTGAAAACAATTGCCCAGGAGAAATTTAGTCAGCCGCAAACCCAGGATTTCTCATTGGTTCCTTACAGTGATTACATTCGCGTTCAGGTACTGCGGAATACTGAGGATGTCGAGGCTGCGACCCGTCAGAGCAGTTATAACGTTTACTCCTATATGGACAGAACAGTAGTTCATCGGGAAGATTTCACCTTTACGGTTTCCAATTCCTCCAAACGGATGTACAACACCGAGCAGGGCAATGATGAAAACAACAAAGGCCGATATCAGGGAATGGGGCATACCCAAATTTATACCTCGGATATCAGTCAGTATAATGACCATTACTTTGCGACTGTGGATAACTACCGTGTCAGCGGCGTGACCACAGCCCATCAGGATATCAGCTTTAATACCAGCGGTCAGTCTGCCTGGGCGGGCGGCACCACGCTGGATGGCGTCAATGGGGTCAGCGGTCTGATTCTGACCGGCGATAAACCGTTCAGTAAGCCGAGTGCCAGCGGAACCGGAAATGACTCCAATGTCAGCGGCAGCCGTTCGGGCATCAGTGCTTATAAATCCTACTTTGTCTTTGGCGATCAGCTGATTTTCTTAGGCACGGGGATTACGAATGACGGCAGTGACCCGAATGTTGCCGTCGTTGAAACAATTGTGGATAACCGCAAGATCAAGGCGGATGGATCCAATACCTTGATCGTGGATGGTGACGTCTATCTCAGCGCCAACGGCGAAGAAGTATTGACGAATCCTGCCTATGCCTGGCTGCAGAGCAATGCCGATGACGCCATTGGATATGTCTTCCTGAATCCTGCCGAGGTTCTGATTAAGAAGGAAACGCGCACAGGGACATGGTATGACGTCAACAGGCTTGCCAAATTTACAGATTATACGGAAAGAACCAACAACTTCTTATCCTTAGCTGTTCAGCATGGTCAAAAACCAACAGATAGCCAGTATGCTTACATCGTTCTGCCGCAGGTAAGTCAGGAAGAAACAGCCAGCTATCGTGCGGATGAACACATTGCCATCATCAAGCAGGAAGGCGGAGTTCATGCCCTGAAAGATTTGGCCAGCGGTCAGATCGCCATGAATTTCTTTGTCGCCGGCACAGCGGGGGATGTCACTGTTGACAAGTCGTCCGCAATGATTCTGGATAAGGCGGACAATGCGGAGACGCTGCGTCTGGCAGTCAGTGACCCTACACGGTCATTGAGTGAAATCACAATTACGATTGACAATGTCAATCCGCAGCATTTAGGTGTTCTGAGCGGCGATGCTCAGATCATCCGGGCGGAAGGCAGCTCTGTTTCCCTGAAGGTTCGTTTTGACATCAAAGATGGTCAGCCAAGAGTGGTTGAACTCGGAACATCCTATGATAATCAGTCGATCAACTATGCTTCGCAGGCTAACGGTGCGCATGCTGCAACGGGAACTTCACAAGTAGGTGAAAACCGTGCCCCGGCTTTCGCTAATGATGGCGATTCCTCAACCCGCTGGGCATCAGATTATACCAAAGGCAATGACGAACAGGGCAGTAATCTTGATGCGGAAACCAAAGCGAGAGAAAACGACCAGTGGCTGGATATCAACCTTGGACAAAAGCGCACGATTTCCCAAGTCGTTATTACCTGGGAAGCTGCGAATGCCCGCGAATATCTACTGCAGGGATCCTTGGATGGGGAAACGTATTTTGATCTGTACCACGCGGTCATTGCCAATGCCGGCAAGACCCCTCGGACCGATACCCTGAGCTTTGATGCCGCAGAAACACAGTATCTGCGGATGCAGGGAATTGAACGTTCGCATTATCAGGGCGGATATTCGATCTTCGAGATTGAGGCGTATGAAAAGGTTTCGTTAAGTGCTTCGATGGATAAAGCAAAAACATTATTGGAACAGTACGGTGATGCTTCAGCCTTTGTTTCGGAAACTGTCTATAATCAACTCAAAGAAAAGGTGGAAGAAGCATTAGCAGCCGCGGAAGCCTTAATAAAATTGGGTGCTGCCTATGAGGATGCCGAATTGGCAAGAATCGTGAATGAGCTGGAAATGGCCAGCCGGGATTTCAACGCCGCGGTACTGCACGTTGAGCAAGTGATCATCAGCGAAGGGGATTCGTACTTATTAGGCAAGAATGAAGGCGTGCAGCTGCATGCGTCGATCCTGCCGGCGAATGCCTACAATTCAGCAATTCGCTGGGAAAGCAGTGATCCTGCAGTCGCTGCTGTCAATGAGAGCGGTTATGTTCAGGCAGTCAATGGCGGAACAGCCGTAATCAAGGCAATCGCTCTGGATAATGAAGTCAGTGCCCAAATTGAGATTACGGTGGAATCAAAAGTCACCGGCATTACTATCGAACCAGCGGAAGTTACCGTTCTGCGTGCAGAAACGGTGACACTGCAGGCTAAAGTGGAGCCGAGTGATTCCAATAATCAAAACGTGATCTGGACTTCTTCCGATGAAAGTGTAGCGACCGTCGATGAAAATGGCGTCGTCACGGCTCATACAATCGGTTTAGCAACGATGACCGCCACCACAGAAGAAGGCGGATATCAGGCGAGCAGTACAGTAAGAGTCAGTGCGGATCTGAAAGGAAATAATCAGATGATCGGTGCGACGGCAACGGCATCCTCGACTGTCAGTGCCTCCGGGGTAAGTCCGCAGGGAGCCGTAGATCAGGATTACACTACACGCTGGGCATCCAATTACAAGAATATCACTGAGGCAGAAGCTGAAGATCAGTGGTTGTTGATGGAACTGCCGGAGGCCCGGACAATCAATGAAATTCGGATCACTTGGTTCTCGGAAACGGTTTATGGCAAAGAGTATCAGATTCTGGGTTCCATGGATGGTGAAAACTTTGAAGTCATGGCAGAGATTACCGAGGGTCAGAATAAACAGTTCATTATTGACTGCAATGAAATGACAGTCAAATTCATCAAATTTAAGGGAATCAAGCGCACCGCAACCAACGGCGGTTACGGCATTGTTGAATTTGAAGCGTATTACAATCCGGAAATTGTGGATCAGCTGATTGAAGCCAAAGTGCTGGCAAGCCGTTACGGTGAAGATCTGGTTGGAAGCTATGCTGGTTATCAGCAGCTGAAAACCGCCATCACTGAAACAGAAGCCCTGATTGACAGAGACTTCACTGGAGCTGAAATTCAACAGATGCGTGAAGCTCTGATCGCCGGCATGGAAGCGTACCGTGCTGAGATTGTTGAAGTCACAGGTGTCCAGATATCGCAGCCGGAATTGACGCTGGAGATTAAGACCCAGGCTCAGATTGAAGCTTCCGTCACTCCGGAAAACGCAACAGACAAACAGTTAATCTATACGACAAGCAATGATTCCATTGCCGAAGTTGATGCCGCTGGCTTGATTACGGCCAAACGCAAAGGTCAAGCTGTGATTACAGTCACTTCCCGTGACGGTGGTCACAAAGCCACGGTGAATGTGACGATTACGGCCTTTACAGACAATCCGCCGGTGATCACCGCCAACAATGTTACGATTGCATTAGGAAGTGAATTCAATCCGCTTGATTATGCTATCGTCAGCGATGTGGAAGATCAGGATCTCACTTTGACTTCTGAACATGTCATCGCCAATGATGTCAATCCTACGCTTGCCGGAGTTTATCATGTCACATACAAGGTCACAGATTCAGCCGGCAATGAAGCTGAAAAGACCATCACTGTAACGGTGATGCAGGATCCGGAAGAAGTGACGCTGACCAGTGAACAGGGAATTAAAATTATCGGCTTGTTTACGGATACGGATTCAGTGGAAGTCAAGGATCTGACCGCTGATCATGAAGGCTTTGATCGTCAGGAAATTGTCAAGGTCTGGCAGCTGAAGATGGGCAGCAGTTCCAGAAGCCGCGGCTTAACGCAGTATGAAGTCCGCATTCCATTTACGGAAAAGAAAGACGGAATTCATTTGTATCGCTATCACATTTCCTATCAGCCAATCTCCGATTTCAAATTTGAAGGCGATGAACTCGTATTCAATACGACAGTGCTCGATGGTGTTTATGTGATTACCCACAGCCAGCCGGATCCAGCTCCGAATACGCCGTCAGATTCCTCGGATGAGGTTAATTCCGCGAACCCAGCCGTTCCGGCAGTTCCGGAAAAGCCAAAATCCACAGGCAGCTTCTGGAGTTCCTTGTTTGGAAACAAGAAGCAAACGGAAGAAGAATCGACGCCAATTGAAGAAGCAGAATCTCCGGCTCAGAATGAATCGAAGCCGGAAGCTCCTGCGCCAACAGCACAGCCGGAAAAGACACCGGAAGTGAAGCCGGAAGAAAAATCCGCATCTTCCCCATGGATGTTGGTCGGCGGCACTGTTGTGATCGTGGCAGCAGGTGCAGCATTATGGATGCTGAAGAAAAGAAAATAA
- a CDS encoding PTS mannose/fructose/sorbose/N-acetylgalactosamine transporter subunit IIC — MFNPIQIILLILACHIIGTLGQNVQLVAKFGGQQVFRGLIAGAIMGDVKTGLLIGGTFQLMSMGLAAYGGASIPNFNTALWISVPFAIASGTDAPLELAMAVGVPVATLGIQLDVIAKTVNSYWYHRAEKHVEKREYKKLYRDILIGEYGFGRAALGQTLPVIIFLLLGEPIVQLIINYMPAWLTTALGTVSGVLPALGMALLMLYMPVKENFHYLLLGFVLYVFFGQSILAITLVGAVIAVVLFKRMEKESKAGANAYVNVDAGGIGDE; from the coding sequence ATGTTTAACCCGATACAGATCATTTTACTGATTTTAGCCTGTCATATCATCGGAACTCTAGGTCAAAATGTTCAGTTGGTCGCAAAGTTCGGCGGTCAGCAGGTATTCCGCGGCTTGATTGCCGGCGCGATTATGGGGGACGTGAAAACCGGTCTGCTGATCGGCGGTACCTTCCAGCTGATGTCGATGGGACTCGCTGCTTACGGCGGAGCCTCCATCCCTAACTTCAATACAGCCTTGTGGATTTCCGTACCGTTTGCGATCGCTTCCGGTACAGACGCTCCGCTGGAGCTGGCAATGGCGGTCGGCGTTCCGGTCGCCACGCTGGGTATCCAGCTGGACGTCATTGCCAAGACAGTCAACTCCTATTGGTATCACCGTGCGGAAAAGCATGTTGAAAAACGCGAATATAAGAAATTATACCGCGATATTCTGATTGGTGAATACGGTTTCGGCCGCGCCGCATTAGGGCAGACATTACCGGTCATCATCTTCTTACTGCTGGGCGAGCCGATTGTTCAGCTGATTATCAATTATATGCCGGCCTGGCTAACCACGGCGTTGGGAACGGTCTCCGGTGTTCTTCCAGCCTTGGGCATGGCGCTGTTAATGCTGTATATGCCGGTCAAAGAGAACTTTCATTACTTACTTTTGGGATTTGTGCTTTATGTCTTCTTCGGTCAGTCCATCCTGGCGATCACCTTGGTGGGTGCCGTGATTGCGGTCGTCTTATTTAAACGGATGGAAAAAGAATCCAAGGCAGGAGCCAACGCTTATGTGAATGTAGATGCAGGAGGAATCGGCGATGAGTGA